Genomic window (Streptomyces sp. LX-29):
ACCGGCTGCACTACCTGCTGGAGGACGCCTTCGTCGCCACCCCGGAGGGCCCGCGGCTGAGCGACGCCTTCACCGAGCAGGCCGCCGCCCTGCTCTCCCGCGCGGGCTCGCCCCTGTACACGCTGCTCCACGAGTCCATCTACGCCCAGGACGGCCGACCCACCGACTGGTCCGCGCACCGGACGCGGGCCGAGTTCCCCCAGTTCGACGCGGACAAGGCGGTCGCCGACGGGCGGCCGGTGCTGTTCACCGCCGAGACCGTGCACCCCTGGATGCTGGAGACCCACGCCGCCCTCCGCCCGCTGCGCCACACCGCCGAACTGCTCGCCGCGCGCACCGGCTGGAGCCCCCTCTACGACGCCGAGCGGCTGGCCGCCAACACCGTGCCGGTCGCCGCCGCGATCTACCACGACGACCTCTACGTCGACACCGCCCACGCGTTGCGCACCGCGCGGGCCATCCGCGGACTGCGGACCTGGGTCACCGACGAGTTCGAGCACGACGGGGTGCGCGCGGGTGGGCGCCGGGTGCTGGACCGGCTGCTGCGACTGGTGCGCGACGACGCCGCGTAGCCGGCCCCGTCGCCGGTGGACCGCGCGGGAGCGACCCGGCCATGGCGGGTCGGTCGTCGCCCGCGAGGTCCCGCGCGGGGTGTGAGCGGCTCGGTACACGGAGTGGGCGTCAAAACTCCTGCCTCATAACGCACTTCGATGACTTTCGCATCCGCCATTGCCCTGCGCCACAGGAGCGTTCTAAGTTGAGCGGCGAATTAATCCGCCTTAACTCGCCGCTTACCCATGGGCGGCGGGCAAGCGCGGATCGCAACTCCCCCCACCACAAGACAGACTTCGGAGCACCCACGTGCCTACCCCCCAGCGCAGAGGCGCGCGCGCCCGCGTACGCACCGGCATACGCAAGCCCATCAACATCCTGGCGCTGACCGCGACGGCCGGCGCCGTCGTGGCCGCGTCGCTGGCCGCCTCCGCCGACGCCACGCCCACCACGAAGGCCGCGCCCCACCCGGCCCCCGTCACGCAGAAGTCCGAACGCACCCACCACGTCGAGTACTTCACCGGCCCCGACGGCCACCCCCGGCACACGGAGGTCCCCGCCGCCACGCCGGAGCGGCTCACCCGCTCCGCCGCGCCGCTCTCCCCCGCGCAGCGGGCCGCCGACGGCGACGTCTCCTCGATCGTGTCGAACGGCTCGACGGAGGACAAGGTCGACGTCGTCTTCATCGGCGACGGCTACACCGCCTCCCAGCAGGAGGACTTCCGCGCCGACGTGCGCGCGAAGTGGGCGGAGATATCCGCCGTCAAGCCCTACGCCTCGTACCAGAAGCTGTTCAACGTCTGGTCCGTGGACGCGGTCTCCCAGCAGTCCGGCGTCTCCGGCGACCCGCAGCAGGGCGTGGTCAGGGACACCGCCCTGGACTCCCACTTCTTCTGCGACGGCATAGAGCGGCTGCTCTGCGTGGACACCGCCAAGGTGGAGTCGTACGCGGCCAAGGCCAAGGACGCCGACCTGGTCATCGTGCTGGCCAACTCGACCAAGTACGGCGGCGCGGGCTACAACGACGTCGTCTCCAAGGTCGGCTACGACGGCATCGCCACCGCCTCCTCCGACAACGAGGACTCCGTCCAGGTGGCGGTCCACGAGACGGGCCACTCGTTCGGCAAGCTGGCGGACGAGTACGTCTACGACGAGTACGGCGACTACACCGGCGCCGAGCCGACCGGCTCCAACATCAGCAAGCTCAGCGCCGAGGAGCTGAGCGCGCAGCGGAAGAAGTGGTACCGCTGGATCGGCCAGGACTCCCCGGACGGCGGCAAGGTCGGGACGTACGAGGGCGGCGGGTACTACCCCAGGGGCATCAACCGCCCCACCGAGAACTCGATCATGCGGACGCTGGGTCGTGAGTTCAACCTCCCCGGCCGCGAGGCGATGATCGCCGGCTTCTACCGGCACGCCAGCGTGCTGACCAGCACCACCCCCAAGGGCTCGGTGCTGGCCCGCAACGCCAAGCTGACCGTCTCCCTCCCGGCCTCGGCCTCCGTGCGGTGGTACGTGGACGGCAAGGAGGTCACCGCGGCCGCGGGGAAGACCACCGTCACCCCCGCCTCGCTGGGCGTCCCGACCGACGGTCGTAGCCACACCCTGAAGGCCACCGCGACCGACCGGACGAAGGCGGTGAAGGACCCGGTGCTGCGCAAGCTGCTCACCGACTCGCGCACCTGGAAGACGAAGGGCTGATCCGCGCGGCCCGCACCGGCCGGCCGCCCCGTGGCACCCCGCCGCGGGGCGGCCGGCCGCCGAGGCCGCGGACCGGCTCCCTGGCCGGACCCCGAGCGGGGGCTTGAAGCCGGGGGCGTGCGGTGGCCACCGGACCCGCCCGCGCGGTGACTCCCGTGCGCGGCCGTGCGGTGGCGCCCGTGCGGCGGCTCCCTGATCCGGCCGCGCGGTGGCCGATGGCCGGCGTCCGCTAGGCCAGCACGGTTCCGGTGCCCGCGCAGCCGCTGCACTGGGTGGTGGTCTTGTTGCCGAGGTGGGTTTCCCACTCCACCTCGCCCGCCCCGCCGCAGTCGGGGCAGATCTTCTCCGGCGGCAGCCCGTCGCTCATGATCAGTTCTCCTTCACCGGGTCGCGCCCGTCCATCATTGCGCAGCAACGCCCGTGTTGGGGGTGTTCAACCCGACAACTCCCGCTCCAGGGGGGTACGGAAGCGAGGCGTGATGCGTGTCTCGCCCAGCCAGCCGGCCAGCCGTTCGGCCTCCGCCGCCACCGCGTGCTCCGCCTCGCGGCCCGTGTCGACCAGCAGCCGCCACACCGGCTCGCCGTCGGGGCGCTGTGCCCAGCCGCCCACGATCCGGCCGTTCCACCACACGGTGGGACCGATGTTGCCGTTGCGGTCGAAGAGCGCCGGGACGTGCTCCGGGTCCAGGTACCAGTCGCGGCCCCGCCAGCCCATCGCCGTCGGGTCCAGGCCCGGCAGCAGCGCGGCCCAGGGCTCGGGCTCGGGGAGCTCGGCGGTGTCCCCGGGGACCGTGAAACCGGGCCCCTCGTCCAGCTCCACCGGCTCCGCGCCGAGGTCGGCCAGGGCCCGACGGGCGTCGGTCAGCGTCCAGCCGGTCCACCACTTCAGATCGGCCTCGGTGGCCGGCCCGTAGGCCGCCAGCCAGCGCCGCGCCAGCTCGGCCTTGGCCTCGCGCACCGGCAGTTCGGGCAGCGGGGGGACCGGCGCCCAGGGGTAGAGGCTGCTGGTCCACGAGCCGCGCGGGCGGCAGCGGCGGATATGGCCGTCGGAGGCGAGCAGCCGCAGCAGCCGGCTGCCGACGCTCTGCCTGGCGGCGTACGACGTCCCGGCCCCGTACTCGATCTGCTCGCGCAGCGCGGGCACGTCCCGGGCCAGCTCGGCGGTGGTCGCCTCGCCCCGCGCGGTGAGCGCGGCCAGCACCGCGCGCTCGGTCGCGGCCAGCCGCTCCTCGTCCCAGCCCCGCGCCCAGTCGGTGAGGTGCTTGAGCAGGGTGGCCCGCTCCTTGGCGGCGATCGCCCGCGCGGTCGAGGAGTTCACCACCGGTGCGAGCCCCGTCGTCACCGCGAACAGGGTGCGCCGCATGCTCAGCAGCTTCACCAGCGACACGTCCTCGTACAGCGCCCGGTCCACCGCCGCGGCGTCCGGCGCCGCCAGCCGGGCGCAGGCCGAGACGTAGACGGTCGCCGCATCGGTGGCGTGCAGGCCGACCACGGCCTCCACCGCCTCCTCCACGGTGGCGGCGCGCCGCGAGGGGGCGAGGAGGTGCCGCCGCCCGAGGCGGGCACGGCGCTGGGCGGGTCCGATACGGGGCGGGCGCGCGGGGCTCATGGGGCGACGGTAGGGGACGGCACCGACAGTCGCCCGCGCGAGCGTCGCCTCCGGGAGCGGGTCGGACGGTGTGCCGGGCGGTACGCCGGGTTCGCGCCGTTGGCCGGTCTCGTGCGGCAACGTCTTCGTCACAGCTTTCCGGTGGGTCCGACCTGGGTGACGGGGCTCGTGGAACTCCGGGTCATGATGGTGGTCATGACGAACCTTGGGGGACGGGCGAACGAGCCCACGAGTTACGGGCTTCAGCCGCCGCAGGCCCCGGCGTCGGGTGAGCCGGTCGTACCACCGGCCGGGGCGGAGCCGCGACCGGGCGGCTACGGGCCGCCGCACCCGGGGGTGCCGGCGCAGGACGCGCCGGCGGGCCCCAGGCCGACCGCCACCGTCGCCGACGCCGCCGGCGGCCCGGACCCGCGGACCGGCGTGGGCGCGGGAACCGGCGCGGCGGAGCCCGACTCCGGACGGGTCATCGGCGGCCGCTACCGGCTGCTCTCCCGGCTCGGCCACGGCGGCATGGGGACCGTCTGGAAGGCGCACGACCAGGTCGTGGACCGTCATGTCGCGGTGAAGGAGCCGCGGGTGCCGGACCATCTGTCGGAGCAGGACCGGCAGAACGTCTATCTGCGGATGCAGCGCGAGGCCCGCGCGGCGGCGCGCATCGACCACCCCTCGGTCGTCACCGTGCACGACGTCGTCATGGAGGACGGCCGTCCCTGGATCGTCATGGAGTTGGTCTCCGGCCACTCGTTGGGCGACCGGCTCGCCGAGGGCACGCTCGACCCGCGCGAGGCGGCCCGGATCGGCGCGGCGGTGCTGGGCGCGCTGACCGCGGCGCACGAGGCGGGGGTGCTGCACCGCGACGTCAAGCCGGACAACGTGCTGCTGGCGCGCAACGACCGGGTGGTGCTGACCGACTTCGGCATCGCCCAGGTCGAGGGCGAGCAGGGCCTGACGGAGACCGGCGCCTTCGTCGGCTCGCCCGAGTACATCGCGCCGGAGCGGGTGCTGGGCCAGCGGCCGGGCCCCGAGTCGGACCTGTGGTCGCTGGGCGTGGTGCTGTACGCGGCCGTGGAGGGCATGTCCCCGTTCCGCCGCTCGCACACCCCCGCCACCCTCCAGGCGATCCTGTCGGCGGAGCCGCAGACGCCCGCGCGGGGCTCCGGGGCGCTGGGCACGCTGATCATGCAGTTGCTGCGCAAGGACCCGGCGGCCCGGCCGACGGCGGGCGAGGCGCGGCAGACGCTGGAGTCGGTGGTCCGGCCGCCGCAGCCGGACCCGACGCTGCTGGCCACCCGGGTGTCCGGAGCGGACGGCGCCGCGCCGACCGGCGGCAGCCGGTTCGTCCCGCCCGTCCTGCACAAGAACCGCAAGGCCCAGTTGGGGCTGGTCGCGCTGGTGTTGGTGGCGGCAGCGGGCGCGGCGCTGGCCGTGGTGAACCCGTTCCGCAGCGAGGGCGGGCTGCCCGCCGGCTGGACGGTCCGGGAGGAGCCGGAGGTGGTCACGGCCTCCCTGGCGGTGCCCGAGACCTACCGCCGCGTCGTGGACGACGACGAGACCGACGGCACCTCGGTGACCTTCAACGAC
Coding sequences:
- a CDS encoding winged helix DNA-binding domain-containing protein, with protein sequence MSPARPPRIGPAQRRARLGRRHLLAPSRRAATVEEAVEAVVGLHATDAATVYVSACARLAAPDAAAVDRALYEDVSLVKLLSMRRTLFAVTTGLAPVVNSSTARAIAAKERATLLKHLTDWARGWDEERLAATERAVLAALTARGEATTAELARDVPALREQIEYGAGTSYAARQSVGSRLLRLLASDGHIRRCRPRGSWTSSLYPWAPVPPLPELPVREAKAELARRWLAAYGPATEADLKWWTGWTLTDARRALADLGAEPVELDEGPGFTVPGDTAELPEPEPWAALLPGLDPTAMGWRGRDWYLDPEHVPALFDRNGNIGPTVWWNGRIVGGWAQRPDGEPVWRLLVDTGREAEHAVAAEAERLAGWLGETRITPRFRTPLERELSG
- a CDS encoding M64 family metallopeptidase, which translates into the protein MPTPQRRGARARVRTGIRKPINILALTATAGAVVAASLAASADATPTTKAAPHPAPVTQKSERTHHVEYFTGPDGHPRHTEVPAATPERLTRSAAPLSPAQRAADGDVSSIVSNGSTEDKVDVVFIGDGYTASQQEDFRADVRAKWAEISAVKPYASYQKLFNVWSVDAVSQQSGVSGDPQQGVVRDTALDSHFFCDGIERLLCVDTAKVESYAAKAKDADLVIVLANSTKYGGAGYNDVVSKVGYDGIATASSDNEDSVQVAVHETGHSFGKLADEYVYDEYGDYTGAEPTGSNISKLSAEELSAQRKKWYRWIGQDSPDGGKVGTYEGGGYYPRGINRPTENSIMRTLGREFNLPGREAMIAGFYRHASVLTSTTPKGSVLARNAKLTVSLPASASVRWYVDGKEVTAAAGKTTVTPASLGVPTDGRSHTLKATATDRTKAVKDPVLRKLLTDSRTWKTKG
- a CDS encoding serine/threonine-protein kinase; the protein is MTNLGGRANEPTSYGLQPPQAPASGEPVVPPAGAEPRPGGYGPPHPGVPAQDAPAGPRPTATVADAAGGPDPRTGVGAGTGAAEPDSGRVIGGRYRLLSRLGHGGMGTVWKAHDQVVDRHVAVKEPRVPDHLSEQDRQNVYLRMQREARAAARIDHPSVVTVHDVVMEDGRPWIVMELVSGHSLGDRLAEGTLDPREAARIGAAVLGALTAAHEAGVLHRDVKPDNVLLARNDRVVLTDFGIAQVEGEQGLTETGAFVGSPEYIAPERVLGQRPGPESDLWSLGVVLYAAVEGMSPFRRSHTPATLQAILSAEPQTPARGSGALGTLIMQLLRKDPAARPTAGEARQTLESVVRPPQPDPTLLATRVSGADGAAPTGGSRFVPPVLHKNRKAQLGLVALVLVAAAGAALAVVNPFRSEGGLPAGWTVREEPEVVTASLAVPETYRRVVDDDETDGTSVTFNDPSGVFTISLSRVTNDHKIAASTAASDMIEWYEEGAGSEMKDAKSKKGASTKEGDVTTADVTTTYREYGSSDDAIRYAYRDHLVAKGDVVWQLSVQMPAAGDARENGDRLFDEVKKHLDIDGLEKKAS